One Chiloscyllium plagiosum isolate BGI_BamShark_2017 chromosome 12, ASM401019v2, whole genome shotgun sequence DNA window includes the following coding sequences:
- the LOC122555078 gene encoding TLR adapter interacting with SLC15A4 on the lysosome-like isoform X3, producing MLSEGFICGFPYWNEIENENNTRQHEQKQHNPSEDNMAQELTSVSNFQNLSQADIPNGALSLLQKCKSIYRPFRLSAKEKITTPLVQPSQATTIRRQRSLVVDIPGSSSVSKEMYLVPSCCKSICDNYNDLQIAGDQVLPISLEPSGLTSQDSYNINMVPFLYSSEITLPMESPKLSAEFQNKPANSDTSCWRVCSARDKSIIQHSQPLTNSELNDYLEQKVLELYKQYMMDSMVSNASPTKIMESELVMSNVDQISLILSREQNMETTKVKDMVISCLLRVASEIQSNELSTPNLQISA from the coding sequence ATGTTAAGTGAAGGCTTCATCTGTGGATTTCCTTACTGGaatgaaattgaaaatgaaaacaatacAAGACAGCATGAGCAGAAGCAACATAACCCATCTGAGGATAACATGGCTCAAGAGCTGACTTCTGTCAGCAATTTTCAGAATTTGTCTCAGGCTGATATTCCTAATGGGGctctgtcacttcttcaaaagtgCAAGTCTATTTACAGACCCTTCAGACTGAGTGCAAAGGAAAAAATAACTACACCATTGGTACAGCCCTCACAGGCCACAACAATCAGAAGGCAAAGGTCCCTTGTTGTAGATATCCCAGGGAGCTCCAGTGTGAGTAAGGAAATGTATTTGGTTCCCTCGTGTTGTAAAAGTATCTGTGATAATTATAATGACCTCCAGATTGCAGGAGATCAAGTGCTTCCAATTAGTTTGGAACCATCTGGCCTGACATCTCAGGACAGCTATAATATAAATATGGTCCCATTCTTGTATTCTTCAGAAATTACACTGCCAATGGAGTCCCCCAAACTATCAGCAGAGTTCCAAAACAAGCCAGCCAATAGCGACACATCCTGCTGGCGTGTGTGCAGTGCTAGAGACAAGAGCATCATTCAGCATTCTCAGCCACTTACCAATTCAGAACTCAATGACTATCTTGAGCAGAAAGTTCTGGAACTGTACAAGCAATACATGATGGATAGCATGGTGAGCAATGCATCCCCAACAAAAATCATGGAATCAGAACTTGTAATGAGTAATGTCGATCAGATTAGCCTGATACTATCACGAGAACAGAATATGGAAACTACAAAGGTGAAGGACATGGTTATCAGTTGCCTGTTACGTGTTGCGAGTGAGATACAATCAAATGAACTCAGTACACCAAATCTACAGATATCTGCTTGA
- the LOC122555078 gene encoding TLR adapter interacting with SLC15A4 on the lysosome-like isoform X2, with the protein MVYGELNVFTATEGMLSEGFICGFPYWNEIENENNTRQHEQKQHNPSEDNMAQELTSVSNFQNLSQADIPNGALSLLQKCKSIYRPFRLSAKEKITTPLVQPSQATTIRRQRSLVVDIPGSSSVSKEMYLVPSCCKSICDNYNDLQIAGDQVLPISLEPSGLTSQDSYNINMVPFLYSSEITLPMESPKLSAEFQNKPANSDTSCWRVCSARDKSIIQHSQPLTNSELNDYLEQKVLELYKQYMMDSMVSNASPTKIMESELVMSNVDQISLILSREQNMETTKVKDMVISCLLRVASEIQSNELSTPNLQISA; encoded by the exons ATGGTGTATGGTGAATTAAATGTTTTTACTGCTACGGAAG GTATGTTAAGTGAAGGCTTCATCTGTGGATTTCCTTACTGGaatgaaattgaaaatgaaaacaatacAAGACAGCATGAGCAGAAGCAACATAACCCATCTGAGGATAACATGGCTCAAGAGCTGACTTCTGTCAGCAATTTTCAGAATTTGTCTCAGGCTGATATTCCTAATGGGGctctgtcacttcttcaaaagtgCAAGTCTATTTACAGACCCTTCAGACTGAGTGCAAAGGAAAAAATAACTACACCATTGGTACAGCCCTCACAGGCCACAACAATCAGAAGGCAAAGGTCCCTTGTTGTAGATATCCCAGGGAGCTCCAGTGTGAGTAAGGAAATGTATTTGGTTCCCTCGTGTTGTAAAAGTATCTGTGATAATTATAATGACCTCCAGATTGCAGGAGATCAAGTGCTTCCAATTAGTTTGGAACCATCTGGCCTGACATCTCAGGACAGCTATAATATAAATATGGTCCCATTCTTGTATTCTTCAGAAATTACACTGCCAATGGAGTCCCCCAAACTATCAGCAGAGTTCCAAAACAAGCCAGCCAATAGCGACACATCCTGCTGGCGTGTGTGCAGTGCTAGAGACAAGAGCATCATTCAGCATTCTCAGCCACTTACCAATTCAGAACTCAATGACTATCTTGAGCAGAAAGTTCTGGAACTGTACAAGCAATACATGATGGATAGCATGGTGAGCAATGCATCCCCAACAAAAATCATGGAATCAGAACTTGTAATGAGTAATGTCGATCAGATTAGCCTGATACTATCACGAGAACAGAATATGGAAACTACAAAGGTGAAGGACATGGTTATCAGTTGCCTGTTACGTGTTGCGAGTGAGATACAATCAAATGAACTCAGTACACCAAATCTACAGATATCTGCTTGA
- the LOC122555078 gene encoding TLR adapter interacting with SLC15A4 on the lysosome-like isoform X1 — MITFQVQLPFLRKVICMLSEGFICGFPYWNEIENENNTRQHEQKQHNPSEDNMAQELTSVSNFQNLSQADIPNGALSLLQKCKSIYRPFRLSAKEKITTPLVQPSQATTIRRQRSLVVDIPGSSSVSKEMYLVPSCCKSICDNYNDLQIAGDQVLPISLEPSGLTSQDSYNINMVPFLYSSEITLPMESPKLSAEFQNKPANSDTSCWRVCSARDKSIIQHSQPLTNSELNDYLEQKVLELYKQYMMDSMVSNASPTKIMESELVMSNVDQISLILSREQNMETTKVKDMVISCLLRVASEIQSNELSTPNLQISA, encoded by the exons atgataacatttcaggtccagttaccCTTTTTGAGAAAAGTTATTT GTATGTTAAGTGAAGGCTTCATCTGTGGATTTCCTTACTGGaatgaaattgaaaatgaaaacaatacAAGACAGCATGAGCAGAAGCAACATAACCCATCTGAGGATAACATGGCTCAAGAGCTGACTTCTGTCAGCAATTTTCAGAATTTGTCTCAGGCTGATATTCCTAATGGGGctctgtcacttcttcaaaagtgCAAGTCTATTTACAGACCCTTCAGACTGAGTGCAAAGGAAAAAATAACTACACCATTGGTACAGCCCTCACAGGCCACAACAATCAGAAGGCAAAGGTCCCTTGTTGTAGATATCCCAGGGAGCTCCAGTGTGAGTAAGGAAATGTATTTGGTTCCCTCGTGTTGTAAAAGTATCTGTGATAATTATAATGACCTCCAGATTGCAGGAGATCAAGTGCTTCCAATTAGTTTGGAACCATCTGGCCTGACATCTCAGGACAGCTATAATATAAATATGGTCCCATTCTTGTATTCTTCAGAAATTACACTGCCAATGGAGTCCCCCAAACTATCAGCAGAGTTCCAAAACAAGCCAGCCAATAGCGACACATCCTGCTGGCGTGTGTGCAGTGCTAGAGACAAGAGCATCATTCAGCATTCTCAGCCACTTACCAATTCAGAACTCAATGACTATCTTGAGCAGAAAGTTCTGGAACTGTACAAGCAATACATGATGGATAGCATGGTGAGCAATGCATCCCCAACAAAAATCATGGAATCAGAACTTGTAATGAGTAATGTCGATCAGATTAGCCTGATACTATCACGAGAACAGAATATGGAAACTACAAAGGTGAAGGACATGGTTATCAGTTGCCTGTTACGTGTTGCGAGTGAGATACAATCAAATGAACTCAGTACACCAAATCTACAGATATCTGCTTGA